In Alkalihalobacillus sp. FSL W8-0930, a single window of DNA contains:
- a CDS encoding ATP-binding protein — protein MSKRLAIITVGKTHSGKSTFAKKLENQLVNSFILDQDHHAEFINHYYKVLQPTQGPNTLKHALSQLIVEYAQKHNDLNFIVCNANRTKDGRKYLLNELFHQGEYIRILVHFDLDDQILEQRIARSHRETTIFRGPYNSFEDVLRKQQADSATSPSPEEADHLSVIKTDHDVDTVISNIIQIEQNMKGDSHGKNSV, from the coding sequence ATGTCAAAACGGTTAGCTATCATAACAGTAGGCAAAACACATAGTGGAAAAAGTACATTTGCAAAGAAACTAGAGAACCAGCTAGTGAACTCATTTATTCTTGATCAAGATCATCATGCAGAATTTATTAATCATTACTATAAAGTTCTTCAGCCTACGCAAGGACCTAATACATTAAAGCATGCCCTTTCACAGTTAATTGTTGAGTACGCGCAGAAGCATAACGATCTTAACTTCATTGTTTGTAATGCTAACAGAACAAAGGATGGTAGGAAATATTTGCTGAACGAGCTTTTTCATCAGGGTGAATACATTCGGATCTTAGTGCACTTTGATCTTGATGATCAGATCCTTGAGCAACGAATTGCTAGAAGTCATCGGGAAACAACAATATTCAGAGGACCTTATAACAGCTTTGAAGATGTTCTTAGGAAACAACAGGCGGATTCAGCCACATCCCCAAGTCCAGAAGAAGCAGACCATTTGTCTGTGATCAAGACTGATCATGATGTGGATACTGTCATAAGCAACATTATTCAAATCGAGCAAAACATGAAAGGAGATTCTCATGGAAAAAATTCAGTTTGA
- a CDS encoding right-handed parallel beta-helix repeat-containing protein has translation MNNRDREEQTSLKRTYTTLILLAGILVAGCQEQQIVTSEEGPQLYVATDGNDSNAGTIEEPLLTLEEAADRATAGTTVTIREGIYYEPLIIQHSGTKNQPIRFESYQEEEVRLSGEQLEDELDDVAMIEISGQSYINIDGLEVEHVTTEHEDKTVIGVLVNGPSEHVELSNLFIHDIVTNAKDGNAHGIAVYGEEPITNIEITNNTLTDLRLGWSEALVVNGDVSDFLIANNHVHHTNNIGIDVIGYEGIAADPDRDFARNGIIRGNDVHHNSSYDNPSYDGDYSAGGIYVDGGSDILIEENSVYQNDIGIEATSEHEGKVATNIKILNNDVYENSYTGISIGGYDSERGGTTDSVIAGNTLSGNDTKGLEGAQLLVQYYAYSNQVEQNKLTASQTGLLVSNENKENEDMHFSENEYVYDGEIRPRWIWRGEEVTSPEDFQRLVDHMHP, from the coding sequence TTGAATAATAGAGATAGAGAGGAACAAACAAGCTTGAAACGAACATATACAACTCTTATCCTGCTTGCAGGAATACTAGTAGCAGGCTGCCAGGAGCAGCAAATTGTAACAAGTGAAGAAGGGCCGCAGCTTTACGTGGCGACTGACGGTAATGACAGCAATGCTGGAACAATTGAAGAACCTCTATTAACACTTGAGGAAGCGGCAGATCGGGCAACAGCTGGAACGACGGTGACGATACGAGAGGGGATCTACTATGAGCCACTGATCATTCAGCATAGTGGAACAAAGAATCAGCCTATTCGTTTTGAATCGTATCAGGAGGAGGAAGTTCGTCTTAGTGGAGAACAACTTGAGGATGAACTCGATGATGTGGCGATGATTGAGATCAGCGGACAGAGCTATATCAACATTGACGGGTTAGAAGTGGAGCATGTAACAACAGAGCACGAAGATAAGACAGTCATTGGTGTTCTTGTAAATGGGCCAAGTGAGCACGTGGAATTATCGAATCTGTTCATACATGACATTGTGACCAATGCAAAAGATGGGAATGCGCATGGCATCGCGGTGTATGGTGAAGAACCAATTACGAACATAGAGATCACAAATAACACGCTTACTGATCTTAGGCTAGGCTGGAGTGAGGCACTTGTTGTTAACGGTGATGTCAGTGACTTTTTGATCGCGAACAATCATGTCCACCACACAAATAACATTGGAATTGATGTAATTGGTTATGAAGGGATTGCGGCAGACCCAGATCGTGACTTTGCGCGTAACGGGATCATTCGTGGAAACGATGTGCACCACAATTCTAGTTACGATAACCCAAGCTATGACGGTGATTATAGTGCTGGTGGTATTTACGTAGATGGCGGGAGTGACATTTTGATTGAAGAAAATAGTGTTTATCAAAATGACATTGGGATTGAGGCAACGTCCGAGCACGAAGGGAAGGTTGCAACCAATATTAAGATTCTTAACAATGACGTGTACGAGAATAGTTATACTGGTATCTCCATTGGGGGCTACGACTCAGAGCGTGGAGGCACCACTGATTCAGTCATAGCAGGTAACACGCTCTCCGGTAACGACACAAAAGGCCTTGAAGGTGCTCAGCTTCTCGTACAGTATTACGCCTACTCAAATCAAGTTGAGCAAAACAAGCTGACAGCGAGTCAGACGGGGTTACTTGTTAGCAATGAAAATAAAGAAAATGAGGACATGCATTTTAGTGAAAATGAATATGTGTATGATGGAGAGATCCGACCACGTTGGATTTGGAGAGGTGAGGAAGTCACGTCACCGGAAGATTTCCAAAGGCTCGTTGACCACATGCACCCGTAA
- a CDS encoding D-alanine--D-alanine ligase family protein, translated as MERKTVAILFGGVSSEHEVSLQSAAAVIDAISVTKYNVIQIGITKEGSWYKFDGISQQIKDGSWARSPFLKRVVVSLDHYKPGLILLENESITYIHIDCYFPVLHGKNGEDGTIQGLLDIANIPYVGCGTLSSALCMDKVIAQQLVKSAGIGTTDFISFGRYEYQFEQVQQWATEDVGYPIFVKPARSGSSYGISKVHDEIELKQAIEQAFTFDDKVLCEGMVLGMEVGCAVYGNDYPEVGLIGEIEPSRDFLDYEDKYHSGEMKQYVPARQKEDVLKTVQQLGVQIYRILGCKGLARVDFFIKENGEIVFNEINTMPGFTPSSRYPRMIEASGIPYPALVEELIELAMQGREVSRLESI; from the coding sequence GTGGAACGAAAAACAGTAGCTATTCTTTTTGGAGGCGTATCAAGTGAACATGAGGTGTCCTTACAATCAGCCGCAGCGGTGATTGATGCGATATCAGTAACAAAGTACAATGTCATCCAAATTGGGATTACGAAGGAAGGCAGTTGGTATAAGTTTGATGGAATTAGTCAACAGATTAAGGATGGAAGTTGGGCAAGAAGTCCCTTTTTGAAACGAGTGGTTGTCAGCCTCGATCATTATAAGCCAGGTCTCATTTTATTAGAGAATGAAAGCATCACTTACATACATATCGACTGTTACTTTCCTGTACTTCATGGAAAAAACGGGGAAGACGGTACGATTCAGGGTCTATTGGATATCGCAAACATCCCGTATGTAGGCTGCGGTACATTAAGTTCCGCTCTTTGTATGGACAAAGTGATCGCGCAACAATTAGTGAAGAGCGCGGGCATTGGTACCACCGACTTTATCTCATTTGGTCGATATGAGTATCAATTTGAACAGGTACAACAATGGGCTACAGAAGATGTGGGGTATCCGATCTTTGTAAAGCCAGCAAGATCAGGTTCTTCATATGGGATATCAAAAGTACATGATGAAATTGAATTAAAGCAAGCTATTGAACAAGCATTTACTTTTGATGACAAAGTCCTCTGTGAAGGAATGGTGTTGGGTATGGAAGTAGGGTGTGCTGTCTATGGAAATGACTATCCTGAAGTCGGCCTGATCGGAGAGATTGAACCAAGTAGAGATTTCCTTGATTATGAAGACAAATATCACTCCGGTGAGATGAAACAGTACGTTCCAGCAAGACAGAAGGAAGATGTTTTGAAAACGGTACAGCAGCTGGGAGTACAAATCTATCGCATATTAGGGTGCAAGGGATTAGCAAGAGTGGATTTCTTTATTAAAGAAAATGGAGAGATTGTTTTTAATGAAATTAATACAATGCCAGGCTTTACACCTTCCAGCAGATACCCGCGAATGATTGAAGCATCAGGGATTCCCTATCCTGCATTGGTAGAGGAGCTCATTGAGCTTGCTATGCAAGGAAGGGAAGTGAGTAGACTTGAGTCGATCTAG
- a CDS encoding 2,3-butanediol dehydrogenase: MKALMYYGSKNVKVENVQDLTVQHDAVKIKVKYAGICGTDLHEYMHKNFVTSDQMVLGHEFTGEVVELGESVTRFKMGDRVAVEPIWGCGECETCKKGNYNICANMKSYGIHEFGGFAEYAVIKESNVFVLPDSLSFERAALLEPIAVVLQAIRKSTFKIGDTVALFGAGPIGLLLAECLRAAGASKIFVAEVSDERRELALKMGADVVLNPLKKDVAQVIKDSTNGGVDVSFDVAGIEATFNQSLDVIKPNGELMIVSIFAAPIQYHPTLQVVGEKKINSSLGYNNIFPQAIDLLSKGSLNVDSVITSIIELDDIVAEGFEMLINDKKQCKILVRP, translated from the coding sequence ATGAAAGCGCTAATGTACTATGGATCTAAAAATGTAAAAGTAGAAAATGTACAAGATTTAACGGTACAACACGATGCGGTTAAGATTAAAGTCAAATACGCAGGGATCTGTGGAACCGATCTCCATGAGTACATGCATAAAAACTTTGTTACGTCTGATCAAATGGTATTAGGTCACGAGTTCACAGGTGAAGTTGTTGAGCTCGGAGAAAGTGTTACGAGATTTAAGATGGGCGACCGAGTTGCGGTTGAGCCGATTTGGGGCTGCGGCGAATGTGAGACCTGTAAAAAAGGGAATTATAATATTTGCGCGAATATGAAATCGTATGGCATCCACGAGTTTGGTGGGTTTGCTGAATATGCTGTCATAAAGGAGTCTAATGTTTTTGTTTTACCTGACTCACTTAGTTTTGAACGTGCAGCCTTACTGGAACCGATTGCTGTAGTTCTTCAAGCCATTCGGAAGAGTACATTTAAGATTGGAGACACAGTAGCTTTGTTCGGAGCTGGGCCAATCGGACTTCTCCTTGCTGAATGCTTAAGAGCAGCTGGTGCAAGCAAGATCTTTGTTGCAGAGGTGAGTGATGAGCGAAGAGAGCTTGCACTAAAAATGGGCGCGGATGTTGTGTTAAATCCTTTAAAAAAAGACGTAGCACAAGTAATCAAAGACAGCACAAACGGTGGGGTGGATGTCTCATTTGATGTAGCAGGAATAGAAGCTACATTTAATCAATCGCTTGATGTGATAAAGCCAAATGGTGAGCTTATGATTGTCAGCATTTTTGCAGCACCAATCCAATATCATCCGACGTTGCAAGTTGTGGGTGAAAAGAAAATTAACTCGTCTCTTGGCTATAACAACATTTTCCCTCAAGCCATCGATCTCCTTTCAAAGGGATCACTAAATGTAGATTCAGTTATTACAAGTATCATTGAGTTAGACGACATTGTTGCAGAAGGATTTGAGATGCTTATTAATGATAAAAAGCAGTGTAAGATCCTTGTGAGACCATAA
- a CDS encoding response regulator transcription factor translates to MWNRLSKHILIVDDDQEIARLVSISLKNEGYATMLASNGVEALQKMKESDIDLVVLDVMMPEMDGLEFCQTVRQDHELPILMISAKSEDMDRITGIMTGADDYLIKPFNILELVVRVKALLRRAYYYRGSSKESTILELGDLIIDKKKYRAMVQDKELKLTSKEFEILYLLASQPGQVFDSESIFQQVWKEKYYDSNNTVMVHISNLRDKLEKALGYKVIQTVWGVGYKIE, encoded by the coding sequence ATGTGGAACCGATTGTCTAAGCATATTTTAATAGTGGATGATGATCAAGAAATCGCACGCTTAGTGAGTATTTCACTAAAAAATGAAGGGTATGCCACAATGCTTGCTAGCAATGGGGTCGAAGCTCTTCAAAAAATGAAAGAAAGTGATATTGACTTAGTTGTTCTTGATGTCATGATGCCTGAGATGGATGGATTAGAATTTTGCCAAACAGTAAGACAAGATCATGAGCTCCCGATACTAATGATTAGTGCAAAGTCAGAAGATATGGATCGGATTACGGGAATTATGACTGGTGCAGATGATTATTTAATTAAACCCTTTAATATACTTGAGCTCGTTGTAAGAGTGAAGGCATTACTACGAAGAGCGTATTATTACCGTGGGTCATCAAAGGAAAGTACAATCCTTGAGTTAGGTGACCTAATCATTGATAAGAAAAAGTACAGGGCAATGGTTCAAGACAAAGAACTAAAGTTAACTTCGAAGGAATTTGAGATTCTCTACCTATTGGCTAGTCAACCTGGACAAGTATTTGATTCAGAGTCGATCTTCCAACAGGTATGGAAGGAAAAATACTACGACTCCAACAACACAGTCATGGTCCATATTAGTAATCTACGAGACAAATTAGAAAAAGCCCTGGGCTACAAGGTAATTCAAACCGTATGGGGAGTCGGTTACAAGATTGAATAA
- a CDS encoding transposase yields the protein MTKKYSLDYREYVAKLIIEEGKKASDMAYELEVHVSSIHRWVQDYKKKQEKPNSGDYLTPSEVEKLKKHHEKEMLSLREENEILKKAMHIFTQKPK from the coding sequence ATGACGAAAAAGTATTCTCTTGATTATCGTGAGTATGTGGCGAAGTTAATCATCGAAGAAGGCAAAAAGGCGAGCGACATGGCGTATGAATTGGAAGTTCATGTTTCCTCCATCCACCGCTGGGTTCAAGATTATAAGAAGAAACAAGAAAAGCCAAATTCAGGCGATTATTTGACTCCATCCGAAGTGGAGAAGTTAAAGAAGCATCATGAAAAGGAAATGCTCTCTCTTCGAGAGGAGAACGAGATCTTAAAAAAGGCCATGCACATCTTCACGCAAAAGCCCAAATAA
- a CDS encoding DUF3267 domain-containing protein — MDQSEWTPFIKNLWFRRHYMKFVYVLQFLILSIPFQVELGLSQLNMISLILLAASTFIVHEWIHIVLVHKKGDMSLTFRGVFFWLHSSAVLSKPRFFLFMSSPFILLTMIPGTLSLFTSGELQVTLLFVCWINTFFSASDLFNSILILLKPRNSKFYRGFYKVESVR, encoded by the coding sequence ATAGATCAATCAGAATGGACACCTTTCATTAAAAATCTATGGTTTCGCCGGCATTATATGAAGTTTGTTTATGTCCTTCAGTTCCTGATCCTTTCTATTCCTTTTCAAGTAGAGTTAGGTTTGTCCCAACTCAACATGATTTCCCTCATTCTACTAGCAGCCAGCACCTTTATTGTTCATGAGTGGATTCATATTGTTCTAGTTCACAAGAAAGGCGACATGAGCCTGACGTTTAGAGGAGTTTTCTTTTGGTTACATTCAAGCGCGGTCTTATCCAAACCACGGTTCTTTCTATTTATGAGTTCTCCCTTTATCTTATTAACGATGATCCCGGGCACTCTGAGTCTTTTCACGTCTGGGGAACTACAGGTAACCCTTCTCTTTGTCTGTTGGATCAACACATTCTTTTCTGCTTCGGATCTTTTTAATTCAATTCTCATTCTTTTAAAACCAAGGAACTCTAAGTTTTATAGAGGTTTTTATAAAGTGGAGTCTGTTCGGTAA
- a CDS encoding alpha/beta hydrolase → MEKIQFDYEVGEVIYKVVGDRRLTLYTFEPPSKTSHPRPALLFFNGGSFKQDPKLANQFQHQAHYFSTLGMLAICVDYRNGADEDFIPPQAICDVKSAIRYVRKHANKLGVDPSKIIVCGSSAGGYITVSSLMFSDLDDEKESAVDVDHLPDSLIIFSADMDGVDIMRRRYPELLDQAADFSPLHHIKKILPDTLWICGTGDDLCEQNKRFVEEMNEVGNRIEFKTYEGMEHGFFNYGKHENLYFERTKEDIEMYLRRKKLI, encoded by the coding sequence ATGGAAAAAATTCAGTTTGATTATGAAGTTGGCGAAGTAATCTACAAGGTAGTGGGGGATCGGCGTTTAACTTTATATACTTTTGAACCACCCTCCAAAACTAGTCACCCCCGTCCTGCCCTTCTCTTTTTTAACGGTGGTAGCTTCAAACAAGATCCAAAGCTAGCCAACCAATTCCAGCATCAGGCGCATTATTTTTCAACCTTAGGAATGCTTGCGATCTGCGTGGATTATCGGAATGGTGCGGATGAAGACTTCATTCCACCTCAAGCGATTTGTGATGTGAAATCAGCCATTCGTTATGTGAGGAAACATGCAAACAAACTAGGTGTAGACCCGAGTAAGATCATTGTTTGTGGGTCTTCAGCAGGTGGGTATATCACTGTTTCTTCTTTGATGTTCTCTGACCTGGATGATGAAAAAGAGTCCGCAGTGGATGTTGATCACTTGCCCGATAGTCTCATCATCTTTTCTGCTGATATGGACGGTGTGGACATTATGAGAAGAAGATACCCAGAGCTTCTTGATCAAGCAGCCGACTTTTCACCTCTGCATCATATAAAAAAGATCCTACCAGACACTCTCTGGATTTGTGGAACGGGAGACGATCTTTGTGAGCAAAACAAACGGTTTGTGGAAGAGATGAATGAAGTTGGTAACCGCATTGAATTCAAAACGTACGAAGGGATGGAGCATGGATTCTTTAATTACGGTAAGCATGAGAATCTCTATTTTGAACGGACGAAAGAAGACATCGAGATGTACCTGCGGAGGAAGAAGTTGATTTAA
- a CDS encoding IS3 family transposase → MDAHQDEHSIVKMCSVLQVSTSGFYKWKAKLRGGKTESEKRKADVKKKISQSFHESLATYGSPRVHQDLIEWGYVISQKTVARYMQEMKVSAKPKARYVVTTDSTHTLHVYPNLLKRVFQAAYPNAIWVTDITYVRTLEGWLYVASIMDLFSRKIVGLNMSNSMEKDLVLHALERAIATRRPPKGLIHHSDRGAQYCSNEYIEALTQVKATISMSRKGDPYDNACIESFHATIKRELIYRFRFQTRNEAMKSIHHYIYSRYNETRRHSNLNYQSPNQFERTYAQKTNHDSQKTIS, encoded by the coding sequence ATGGATGCTCATCAAGATGAACATTCCATTGTGAAGATGTGTTCAGTCCTTCAAGTCTCGACCAGTGGATTCTACAAGTGGAAAGCCAAACTACGCGGTGGGAAAACAGAGAGTGAAAAACGGAAAGCGGACGTAAAAAAGAAGATTAGTCAATCGTTCCACGAGAGCTTGGCTACGTACGGAAGTCCTCGCGTCCATCAGGATCTAATCGAATGGGGCTATGTGATCTCGCAAAAAACGGTGGCGCGATATATGCAAGAAATGAAGGTTAGCGCAAAGCCTAAAGCGAGATATGTCGTCACAACGGATTCCACGCACACTCTACATGTGTATCCCAATTTACTGAAGAGAGTGTTTCAAGCTGCGTACCCAAATGCCATATGGGTGACAGATATTACGTATGTTCGGACATTAGAGGGCTGGTTATACGTCGCATCCATTATGGACCTGTTTTCTCGAAAAATTGTGGGCCTAAATATGAGTAATTCGATGGAAAAAGACCTTGTGTTACACGCTCTTGAGCGTGCGATAGCGACTAGACGCCCCCCGAAGGGGCTTATTCACCACTCTGATCGAGGAGCTCAATATTGTTCAAACGAGTATATCGAGGCACTTACTCAAGTGAAAGCCACTATAAGTATGAGCCGAAAAGGCGATCCCTATGACAATGCGTGTATTGAATCGTTTCACGCGACCATTAAAAGAGAACTCATCTATCGTTTTCGATTTCAAACAAGAAACGAGGCGATGAAATCCATTCATCACTACATTTACAGTCGGTACAATGAAACGAGAAGGCATTCGAATTTGAACTACCAATCCCCAAACCAATTTGAGAGAACCTACGCACAAAAGACCAATCATGACTCGCAAAAAACAATTAGTTAG
- a CDS encoding GNAT family N-acetyltransferase: MMLAAQINLPLEQHEVPDLREVVGWDRRDQDYPRLFERCLFWAGVKDDSGRLIAFGYLCGMGLEHGYMEDVIVHPDYQGVGIGLKIVNELLAEAESTGIEIITVTFAEENTNFYERAGFIKGASGVWRLGR; encoded by the coding sequence ATGATGCTTGCTGCACAAATCAATCTACCACTAGAACAGCATGAAGTGCCTGATCTAAGAGAGGTCGTAGGCTGGGATAGAAGAGATCAAGATTATCCACGTTTATTTGAACGATGTCTATTCTGGGCTGGAGTAAAAGATGACTCAGGAAGATTAATCGCATTCGGCTATCTGTGTGGCATGGGTTTAGAGCACGGATATATGGAAGACGTGATCGTTCATCCAGATTATCAAGGAGTTGGGATTGGATTAAAGATTGTAAACGAACTACTAGCAGAGGCAGAGAGTACAGGAATCGAAATCATAACCGTTACATTTGCAGAAGAGAACACAAATTTTTATGAACGAGCTGGCTTTATAAAAGGGGCGAGCGGAGTGTGGCGGCTAGGGAGATAG
- the alr gene encoding alanine racemase — MSRSRAWMEVNLDHLLHNVDVIRSTIPRETNIMAVVKADAYGHGLDQTAICLFEAGVTNFAVATLDEAVQLRNLLPFVDILILGMTSPEEAMTLSRLRLIQSVFSPTYTRALAKAAEKADVRLQVEIKVDTGMNRMGYAVLDTDHIKGIFSYTQLHVHGIYSHLSVADSLDPIDIETTNVQVARFNQCLGALRDYPYGKTHLQNSGGIMNHSHLTYDFVRPGIMLFGIPSGEVREIGLKPVMELKARVSMIKTVSTGEWIGYGRTCQFNTPRRIATVSIGYADGYPRAVSGKRAPILIKGQFADQVGNVCMDQLMIDVTDIDGIKSGDQVVLIGTSHDKAISMNTMATLAQTITNDLACGLSSRVCRYYHSTSSKKDVEPIV; from the coding sequence TTGAGTCGATCTAGAGCTTGGATGGAGGTCAACCTAGATCACCTCCTACATAATGTAGACGTGATCCGCTCAACCATTCCTAGGGAAACAAACATCATGGCTGTAGTAAAAGCAGATGCGTATGGACATGGACTGGACCAAACGGCAATATGCCTCTTTGAAGCAGGTGTAACAAATTTTGCAGTGGCTACTCTAGACGAAGCCGTTCAGCTAAGAAATCTTTTACCCTTCGTGGACATTTTAATTTTAGGAATGACGTCGCCTGAGGAGGCCATGACTCTGTCACGGCTACGGTTGATTCAAAGTGTATTCTCGCCAACTTATACAAGAGCTTTAGCAAAAGCTGCTGAAAAGGCAGACGTGAGGCTTCAAGTTGAGATTAAAGTAGATACCGGTATGAATCGAATGGGTTACGCAGTTCTTGACACCGATCATATCAAAGGAATCTTCTCCTATACTCAACTTCATGTACACGGCATTTATAGTCATCTATCTGTTGCAGACAGTTTAGATCCTATAGATATAGAAACGACAAATGTTCAGGTTGCACGCTTCAACCAATGCTTAGGTGCATTAAGAGATTATCCATACGGAAAAACACATCTTCAAAACAGTGGTGGGATTATGAATCATTCCCATCTAACATATGACTTTGTTAGGCCTGGAATCATGCTTTTTGGTATTCCTTCTGGAGAGGTGAGGGAAATTGGTTTGAAGCCTGTTATGGAACTAAAAGCAAGGGTCTCAATGATTAAAACAGTGTCTACGGGTGAATGGATTGGATATGGGCGTACATGTCAATTTAATACTCCAAGGAGAATCGCAACCGTATCGATTGGTTACGCAGACGGCTATCCGAGAGCTGTTTCAGGAAAACGAGCACCTATACTAATTAAAGGACAATTTGCGGATCAGGTTGGAAATGTATGTATGGATCAACTGATGATTGATGTTACCGATATAGATGGTATAAAGAGCGGGGATCAAGTAGTATTAATTGGAACGAGTCATGATAAAGCAATAAGTATGAACACAATGGCTACTCTCGCTCAAACGATAACGAATGATTTAGCTTGCGGTCTCTCATCGCGGGTTTGTAGGTATTATCATTCGACAAGTAGTAAGAAGGATGTGGAACCGATTGTCTAA
- a CDS encoding GNAT family N-acetyltransferase, translating to MIIELKKNQFQKCLRLLQVDGLAEVKAVLEGTSPGRVFVDNTDQPATGFVWLYSNDGFLFFGDADNQPFNQALNPFINQTIKPEAKKVGLEWFEALAYHSGWNQTFENVFQHRTIGSWNQRVYLLDKDSFIEPAKLLIPKPFKCVKMNRDLLSNNKIKNLPQLKEEILEFWPSIHSFLHHGLGYCMIYEHEIVSYCFSGYVAGNVHCMGVETYKPYRGRGLAQHVAAAFIKECLDSSNVPYWDCMETNLASVAIAEKLGLKLKMDYQGYDFSLME from the coding sequence ATGATCATCGAACTGAAAAAGAATCAGTTTCAAAAGTGTCTTAGGTTGCTTCAAGTTGATGGATTAGCAGAAGTTAAAGCTGTACTAGAAGGGACAAGTCCAGGGCGCGTGTTCGTGGATAATACAGATCAGCCTGCCACCGGTTTTGTGTGGTTGTATTCAAACGATGGGTTCCTCTTTTTTGGTGACGCCGATAATCAACCCTTTAATCAAGCATTAAACCCATTTATCAATCAAACGATTAAACCGGAGGCAAAAAAAGTTGGCCTAGAATGGTTTGAAGCCTTGGCCTATCATTCTGGGTGGAATCAAACCTTTGAAAACGTGTTTCAACATCGAACCATTGGCAGCTGGAATCAAAGAGTGTATTTATTAGATAAGGATTCATTTATTGAGCCTGCGAAGTTGCTCATTCCAAAACCATTTAAATGTGTGAAAATGAACCGGGACCTACTGAGCAATAACAAAATTAAAAACCTTCCTCAACTAAAGGAAGAAATACTGGAATTCTGGCCATCAATCCATTCATTTCTTCATCACGGTTTAGGATATTGCATGATCTATGAGCATGAGATTGTCAGTTATTGCTTTTCTGGGTACGTGGCAGGAAACGTTCATTGTATGGGAGTGGAAACCTACAAACCCTATCGAGGCCGTGGCCTTGCTCAACATGTAGCCGCAGCTTTTATAAAAGAATGTCTAGACTCAAGCAATGTACCATATTGGGACTGCATGGAGACGAACCTTGCGTCAGTTGCGATTGCTGAAAAACTAGGACTTAAGCTTAAAATGGATTACCAAGGATATGACTTTTCCTTAATGGAATGA
- a CDS encoding class I SAM-dependent methyltransferase produces the protein MNEEEFYNKVGEINGWNFSDLQVELEGVEWDFNEKVREIGKESDTLLDLGTGGGENVIRLAADFLFLIGIDSSQNMIRTAKRNLEKYEISNISFHEMSNHELAFPDQFFHIVTCRHAPFTASEVNRVLKQGGTFITQQVSEEDKLNLKKEFGRGQSYGEQGGKLKQKYKVELKEAGFTSIVELEYNATEYYKRKEDLLFLLNHTPIIPNFLEGSIDIDRFDQFIQTNKTKKGIRTNSKRFLLIATK, from the coding sequence ATAAATGAAGAAGAGTTTTATAACAAAGTTGGAGAGATAAATGGATGGAATTTCAGTGATCTTCAGGTTGAACTTGAAGGAGTGGAGTGGGATTTTAATGAGAAAGTAAGAGAGATTGGCAAGGAATCTGATACCTTATTAGACCTTGGTACTGGTGGAGGCGAAAATGTAATAAGGTTAGCTGCAGATTTTTTATTTCTAATTGGAATTGATTCGTCTCAGAATATGATCAGGACAGCTAAACGTAATCTTGAAAAGTATGAAATCTCAAATATAAGCTTTCATGAAATGTCTAATCATGAGTTAGCATTTCCAGATCAATTCTTTCACATCGTGACGTGCAGACATGCTCCTTTTACAGCTAGTGAAGTAAACAGAGTCCTAAAGCAAGGCGGGACATTTATCACACAACAAGTCAGCGAAGAAGATAAGCTGAATTTGAAAAAGGAATTTGGAAGAGGACAGTCTTATGGGGAGCAAGGCGGGAAGTTAAAACAAAAATATAAAGTTGAGTTAAAAGAGGCGGGTTTTACATCGATTGTAGAACTAGAATACAACGCAACAGAATACTATAAAAGGAAAGAGGATCTTCTATTCCTTTTAAACCACACACCAATTATTCCTAACTTTCTAGAAGGTTCAATTGATATCGATCGATTCGATCAATTCATCCAAACAAATAAAACAAAAAAAGGAATACGCACAAACTCTAAACGTTTTTTACTGATTGCTACTAAATAA